The proteins below are encoded in one region of Belonocnema kinseyi isolate 2016_QV_RU_SX_M_011 chromosome 5, B_treatae_v1, whole genome shotgun sequence:
- the LOC117173337 gene encoding myb/SANT-like DNA-binding domain-containing protein 3 has product MAEKLADGRKGKRGTNFTNPKKQMLTVIVKKYKNIMENKRTDAATTKQKAQAWEKISQDFNANGISPEHRPAVKLKVLWGNLKRNTRKNFSNLRQETFKTGGGSNPLKEDPLAMQVEEIIGNTAEPMENAYDEAALSENNDEVTGSLEWMYEEIQIDEDFIVQPTVEESELYVLYFFLIFC; this is encoded by the exons atggCAGAAAAGTTAGCGGAc GGTAGAAAAGGAAAGAGGGGGACAAATTTTACAAACCCAAAGAAGCAGATGCTTACcgtaatagtaaaaaaatataaaaatataatggaaaataaaaggaCAGATGCTGCTACCACCAAACAAAAAGCTCAAGCTTGGGAGAAAATTTCCCAAGATTTCAACGCGAATGGAATTTCTCCAGAACATCGTCCAGCCGTCAAATTGAAAGTTTTGTGGGGCAATCTGAAACGGAATACCCGAAAGAATTTCAGCAATTTACGTCAAGAAACTTTTAAAACCg GTGGTGGAAGCAATCCTCTAAAAGAAGATCCTCTTGCAATGCAAGTTGAAGAAATAATTGGCAACACAGCTGAGCCAATGGAGAATGCTTACGACGAAGCCGCACTGTCAG aaaataatGACGAGGTGACGGGAAGCTTAGAATGGATGTATGAGGAGATTCAAATTGACGAAGATTTCATTGTGCAACCAACAGTCGAGGAATCTGAGctatatgttttatatttttttttaatattctgttga